In Monodelphis domestica isolate mMonDom1 chromosome 4, mMonDom1.pri, whole genome shotgun sequence, one DNA window encodes the following:
- the SCNN1D gene encoding amiloride-sensitive sodium channel subunit delta — protein METSGEPQKDEKLIELFHSFRDMFNFFCSNTTIHGSVRLVCSSRNRLKTAFWSLLFLATFGMLYWQFGLLFDQYWQYAVIVTVSVRSEPKMFPSITLCDMNPHRSQLVDQYLENLDEFAQENIYSLYKLNITRRQAGGPGGPAASPNSSLPFHLDRRIYLEELKEGNIHKVGFRLCNSTGGDCFYRNHSSGVAAIQEWYQFHFINIMAQLPHHNETSPIDHNGHFIFSCCYNGEACQKQDYEIFHHPLYGSCYTFNSRGMNDFWKAKRPGLTHGISLILKAEQNSYLPLLSTEAGVKVMIHAQNQVPFLEHQGFSIRPGTETTIGVREVSQGAGGAALGLSTADSTDDQSRECRRQRQRTWLRNSAA, from the exons ATGGAGACCTCGGGGGAGCCGCAGAAGGACGAGAAGCTCATCGAGCTCTTCCACTCCTTCCGGGACATGTTCAACTTCTTTTGCTCCAACACCACCATCCACGGCTCGGTGCGGCTCGTCTGCTCCAGCCGCAACCGGCTCAAGACGGCCTTCTGGAGCCTGCTCTTCCTGGCCACCTTCGGCATGCTCTACTGGCAGTTCGGGCTCCTCTTCGACCAGTACTGGCAGTACGCCGTCATCGTCACGGTGTCCGTCCGCTCGGAGCCCAAGATGTTCCCGTCCATTACGCTCTGCGACATGAACCCTCACAG GTCCCAGCTCGTGGACCAGTACCTGGAGAACTTGGATGAATTTGCCCAGGAGAACATCTATTCCTTATACAAACTAAACATCACTCGAAGACAAGCAGGGGGTCCAGGCGGTCCAGCTGCCAGCCCCAATTCCAGCTTGCCCTTTCATCTCGACCGAAGGATCTATCTGGAGGAGCTGAAAGAGGGGAACATTCACAAAGTCGGGTTCAGGCTG TGTAACAGCACAGGCGGGGACTGCTTCTACCGCAACCACTCCTCAGGCGTCGCTGCCATCCAAGAGTGGTACCAGTTCCACTTCATCAACATCATGGCGCAGCTGCCCCACCACAATGAGACATCCCCCATAGACCACAATGGCCACTTCATCTTCAGCTGCTGCTACAACGGGGAGGCCTGTCAGAAGCA AGACTACGAGATCTTCCATCATCCTCTCTATGGGAGCTGTTACACCTTCAATAGCCGAGGAATGAATGACTTCTGGAAGGCCAAACGGCCTGGCCTCACTCATG GAATCAGCCTCATTCTCAAGGCCGAGCAGAACAGTTACCTCCCACTGCTGTCCACCGAGGCGGGGGTCAAGGTCATGATCCATGCCCAGAACCAGGTGCCTTTCCTGGAGCACCAGGGCTTCAGCATCCGTCCAGGCACCGAGACCACCATCGGAGTGCGGGAGGTGAGCCAGGGGGCCGGAGGGGCCGCTCTGGGCCTGAGCACAGCGGACAGCACGGATGACCAGAGCAGAGAATGTCGTCGTCAGAGGCAGAGGACCTGGCTCAGGAACTCTGCTGCCTAG